One window of Microcoleus vaginatus PCC 9802 genomic DNA carries:
- a CDS encoding hybrid sensor histidine kinase/response regulator — translation MNKPISHMASILVIAIACLVLLGWQFDISLLKSGFPGMTSTMKANTAICFLLAGVSLRLLQYQRTRLHNRIAQGMAGFIIIICLLTLSQYIFGWKLGIDQWLFRDVVSSATPYPGRMGVNTALNFVLMGLALLLLGQNSQRYTWLAQIFSSVAALISLLALFGHLFNVDILERLVTITTTQPINTIATFFILYGGILLLCPREGLMQVVTSPLVGGVMVRWLLPWAMIFPVAVNWFTLQGQNLAWYNANFGYTFRSAIMVFTFSILILGTGRFLNQIDYKRQQAEKEIKKINETLEDLVAERTDDLQKSQARFAGILEIANDAIISVDRTQRITLFNQGAEKIFGYKMEDILGEPLNLLLPEQFRDAHPQHIKQFGHSSSRARRMGERGEIWGRRRDGTQFSAEASISRLEMGEETVFTVILRDISDRKQVEASLAHMAAIVEYSGEAVISKSLDGIILTWNNAAEKIFGYKAEEIIGQSILILIPSNITYEEQQILETIRQGETVENYETVRIRKDGQLIHISCTISPLKDTIGRITGCSVIKRDITDRKRAEINRQQIEIALRNSEEQFRHAFEDASIGMALVSLDGHWIKVNPALCQIIGYSSEELLALTFQDITHPDDLEADISYANQLLAGTISTYQMEKRYFHKQGHIIWILLNGSLVQNEQGNPLHFIAQLQEVTARKEAQKTLELHSIIMNNMGGGVCLIKASDLIIVYTNPTFDAMFGYTEGELAGQSVGVLNYVDTKVTPDVTFLEIVTQIEQTGEAKYEVHNRKKDGTLFWCRVHTSRFEHPEYGTVYVAVQEDATELKLAEQALQATTNRLNFLLNYSPVVIFSCKPAGDYAATFISENIKDILGYESREFLEDSKFWVNHLHPDDVEPVLNDLPNVFVNDFYLHEYRLRRSDGVYRWVLGQLRLIRDGSSKPVEILGYLMDISDRKQAELEFHHANEANQAKTVFLANMSHELRTPLNSILGFTQLMSYERNLTPSLQERLQIVNRSGRHLLDLINDILDLSKIESGRMTLNLSDFDLRNLLASIEEMFQVKVQSKELQLIFELAPDIPQSVHSDEKKLYQILVNLLGNAIKFTNQGSVTLRVTATKRDKTSCHLSFEVEDTGVGIAPREMDKLFKVFVQAQAGNNLSQGSGLGLAISQKLVKLMGGQISVKSTLHRGSTFSFEIPVELPQAESVLPESSNQRVIGLAPGQPTYRILIVEDLEENRRLLVEILTSVGFEVREAKQGVEALSLWESWQPHLILMDLRMPIVDGYTATKYIRERAKSQETVIIALTASVLEEEREKVLMAGCNDFISKPFQQRDIFDKLAKFLGVQYIYEVVGQTPQKLLVETVSVEDLSMMSPQWLEQMYHAAYYLDTEVMNELIVQIPESKASLSQALTEYINNFNSDRIMELIRPLLPNPL, via the coding sequence ATGAACAAACCCATTTCTCACATGGCCAGTATACTCGTCATTGCGATCGCATGTCTCGTGCTGCTGGGTTGGCAATTTGACATCTCCCTACTCAAAAGTGGTTTTCCCGGTATGACTTCGACCATGAAAGCAAACACGGCAATTTGCTTTTTACTGGCTGGAGTGTCTTTGAGATTGTTGCAGTACCAAAGAACCCGACTGCACAATCGCATCGCTCAAGGGATGGCAGGATTCATAATCATCATCTGTCTGTTGACGCTGAGCCAGTATATTTTTGGTTGGAAGCTGGGTATTGATCAGTGGCTTTTCCGAGATGTCGTGTCTTCAGCGACTCCTTATCCGGGAAGAATGGGAGTAAATACCGCCCTAAATTTTGTACTGATGGGACTCGCACTGTTACTGTTAGGACAAAATTCCCAACGATACACTTGGTTGGCTCAGATTTTTAGTAGTGTTGCAGCTTTAATTTCTCTACTAGCTTTATTTGGACACCTATTCAATGTCGATATTCTTGAACGGTTGGTCACCATTACGACGACTCAACCCATAAACACGATCGCCACCTTTTTCATCCTCTATGGAGGAATTTTATTACTCTGCCCCAGGGAAGGATTAATGCAAGTAGTAACCAGTCCCCTAGTTGGCGGAGTAATGGTTCGGTGGTTGCTGCCTTGGGCGATGATCTTTCCGGTGGCGGTGAACTGGTTCACTCTTCAGGGACAAAATTTAGCCTGGTATAACGCTAATTTTGGCTATACATTCCGTTCAGCTATTATGGTTTTCACGTTCTCAATTCTCATCTTGGGGACGGGGCGATTTTTGAACCAGATAGATTACAAGCGCCAACAAGCCGAAAAAGAAATAAAAAAAATTAACGAAACTTTAGAAGATCTTGTGGCTGAACGAACAGATGATTTACAAAAATCGCAGGCTCGTTTTGCGGGAATTCTAGAAATCGCCAATGATGCAATTATTTCAGTCGATCGCACTCAACGCATAACCCTGTTTAATCAAGGGGCAGAAAAGATTTTTGGCTATAAAATGGAGGATATCTTAGGGGAGCCACTGAATTTACTGCTGCCAGAACAGTTTAGAGATGCACATCCGCAGCATATCAAACAATTTGGACACTCTTCTAGCAGAGCGCGAAGGATGGGAGAACGAGGCGAGATTTGGGGTCGTCGTCGAGATGGAACGCAGTTTTCGGCTGAAGCCTCTATTTCTCGGTTGGAAATGGGAGAGGAAACGGTATTTACTGTTATTCTGCGCGATATTAGCGATCGCAAGCAAGTAGAAGCATCACTGGCTCACATGGCAGCGATTGTGGAATACTCTGGTGAGGCAGTTATTAGCAAGTCATTAGACGGCATCATTTTAACCTGGAACAATGCAGCAGAAAAAATCTTTGGCTACAAGGCTGAAGAAATCATAGGACAATCGATCCTCATTCTAATTCCCTCCAATATTACCTACGAAGAACAGCAAATCCTAGAAACGATTCGACAAGGAGAAACGGTTGAAAACTATGAAACCGTGCGTATCCGAAAAGATGGACAGCTTATCCACATATCTTGTACCATATCACCTCTGAAGGACACAATAGGCAGAATTACTGGGTGTTCTGTAATTAAACGCGACATCACCGATCGCAAACGAGCTGAAATAAATCGCCAACAAATTGAGATAGCTTTACGAAACAGTGAAGAGCAGTTTCGCCATGCGTTTGAAGATGCCTCGATCGGGATGGCGCTCGTTTCACTTGATGGGCACTGGATTAAAGTCAATCCTGCCTTATGTCAGATTATTGGCTACTCCTCAGAAGAGTTGTTAGCGTTAACTTTCCAAGACATCACCCATCCTGACGATTTAGAAGCGGATATTAGTTATGCCAATCAACTATTAGCAGGAACAATTTCAACTTACCAAATGGAAAAACGGTATTTCCATAAACAAGGACATATTATTTGGATTCTTCTTAATGGATCGCTCGTACAAAATGAACAGGGAAATCCCCTGCATTTCATTGCTCAACTTCAAGAAGTTACGGCTCGCAAAGAAGCTCAAAAGACGCTAGAACTTCACAGCATTATCATGAATAACATGGGAGGAGGAGTGTGTTTGATTAAAGCCTCCGACCTCATAATAGTCTACACCAATCCTACCTTTGACGCTATGTTTGGCTACACAGAGGGCGAACTCGCAGGTCAATCCGTTGGTGTCTTGAATTATGTCGATACAAAGGTTACACCAGATGTAACCTTTCTAGAAATCGTCACTCAAATTGAACAGACCGGGGAAGCGAAATATGAAGTCCACAATAGAAAGAAAGATGGAACTCTCTTTTGGTGCAGAGTTCATACATCCAGGTTTGAGCATCCTGAATACGGAACTGTATATGTTGCCGTTCAGGAAGACGCAACAGAGCTAAAACTGGCTGAGCAAGCCTTGCAAGCTACCACAAATCGCCTCAACTTTCTTCTAAACTACAGCCCCGTGGTCATTTTTAGCTGTAAACCTGCTGGCGATTATGCAGCAACGTTCATCAGCGAGAATATCAAAGATATATTGGGCTACGAAAGCCGCGAGTTTTTAGAAGATTCTAAATTTTGGGTGAATCACTTACACCCCGATGATGTAGAACCAGTGCTTAATGACTTACCAAATGTATTCGTTAATGATTTTTATTTACATGAGTACCGTCTTCGTCGCTCCGATGGGGTTTATCGCTGGGTGCTGGGTCAGCTTAGGCTAATTCGAGATGGTTCAAGTAAACCAGTAGAAATCTTGGGATATTTAATGGACATTAGCGATCGCAAACAAGCTGAGTTGGAATTTCACCACGCAAATGAAGCAAACCAAGCCAAGACTGTCTTCCTCGCCAATATGAGCCACGAACTCCGCACCCCCCTGAACTCAATTTTGGGATTCACGCAATTGATGAGCTATGAGAGAAATCTGACTCCTTCTCTCCAAGAACGTTTACAAATTGTCAATCGTAGCGGTAGACATTTATTGGACTTGATTAACGATATTTTAGATTTATCCAAAATAGAGAGCGGACGGATGACACTCAATCTTTCTGACTTTGATTTGAGAAATTTGCTGGCTTCTATTGAAGAAATGTTCCAAGTAAAAGTCCAATCTAAAGAATTGCAACTAATTTTTGAGCTAGCTCCCGACATTCCTCAATCTGTGCATAGCGACGAGAAAAAACTCTATCAAATCTTGGTCAATCTGCTCGGTAATGCGATTAAGTTTACCAACCAAGGAAGCGTCACCCTACGGGTAACAGCAACAAAAAGAGACAAAACATCCTGTCACCTATCTTTTGAAGTTGAGGATACAGGCGTGGGAATTGCGCCCAGAGAAATGGATAAATTATTTAAGGTATTCGTACAAGCCCAAGCTGGGAATAATTTGAGTCAAGGCAGTGGCCTTGGTTTAGCCATCAGTCAAAAACTCGTCAAACTCATGGGCGGTCAAATTAGCGTTAAAAGCACTTTGCACCGAGGTAGCACTTTTTCCTTTGAGATTCCTGTAGAGTTACCTCAAGCAGAATCCGTACTCCCAGAATCAAGTAATCAAAGAGTAATTGGTTTAGCTCCCGGACAACCAACCTACAGGATTCTGATTGTTGAAGATTTAGAAGAAAATCGCCGCTTGTTAGTCGAGATCCTTACCTCGGTTGGTTTTGAGGTGAGAGAAGCAAAACAGGGAGTGGAGGCACTATCACTGTGGGAGAGCTGGCAGCCACACCTGATTCTGATGGATTTGCGAATGCCGATCGTGGATGGCTACACAGCTACTAAATATATTAGAGAACGCGCTAAGAGCCAAGAAACGGTCATTATTGCTTTAACTGCCAGTGTTTTGGAAGAAGAGCGAGAGAAAGTTCTTATGGCTGGCTGTAACGACTTTATAAGCAAGCCATTTCAGCAAAGAGACATCTTTGACAAACTTGCTAAATTTTTGGGAGTGCAATATATCTACGAAGTCGTAGGACAAACTCCACAAAAACTATTGGTTGAAACGGTGTCTGTAGAAGATCTATCTATGATGTCCCCTCAGTGGTTAGAACAAATGTATCACGCCGCTTACTATCTCGATACCGAA